In the genome of Hyphobacterium sp. CCMP332, one region contains:
- a CDS encoding DinB family protein yields the protein MEIQLYFSELEKNWEEVNSILKKWQQLDAHLLKKKPSAEKWSALECIDHLNQTYQVYIPNLNKALNDVPKNPQKKYKAGLFGDIMVSSVGLKSNGKAKMPMKTFDFFEPGKLDNLNKEEVFDRFFEFHEKLRGFIQNSKDLDINKIKVQSALSWLKLRLGVCFLFLLNHELRHIAQAKRAMNNS from the coding sequence ATGGAAATCCAATTGTATTTCTCCGAATTAGAAAAAAACTGGGAAGAGGTAAATAGCATTTTAAAAAAATGGCAGCAATTGGATGCTCATCTGCTCAAGAAAAAGCCCTCTGCTGAAAAGTGGAGCGCATTGGAATGCATTGATCATTTAAATCAAACCTACCAGGTCTATATTCCCAATTTGAATAAGGCATTAAATGATGTACCTAAAAACCCTCAAAAAAAATATAAAGCAGGACTATTTGGAGATATAATGGTCAGCTCAGTCGGTTTAAAATCAAACGGAAAAGCAAAAATGCCGATGAAAACGTTTGACTTTTTCGAACCCGGTAAATTGGATAATCTCAATAAAGAAGAGGTGTTTGATCGTTTTTTTGAATTCCATGAAAAGTTAAGGGGCTTTATTCAAAATTCTAAAGACCTGGATATCAACAAAATAAAAGTACAAAGTGCTTTATCCTGGCTAAAATTGAGATTGGGGGTTTGTTTTTTATTTCTGTTAAACCATGAATTAAGACATATCGCTCAAGCTAAAAGGGCAATGAATAATTCTTAA
- a CDS encoding Crp/Fnr family transcriptional regulator: MNDAREKLANLIKKSVELNEIELAHFLNKWQPFSMQSGEFLVKAGAIDPYFYFVIQGVQKLYFIDKKGEEHILGFSFEGSFSGDFQSFLYLEKSEFYVESISPSSFLRINYEDWQSSFEQIPMLFQWYSEFLKDILFGRIKREIEMQSCTAEERFKAFMKRAPKPLLQIPQKYLASYLGMSPETFSRMRAKRIS, encoded by the coding sequence ATGAATGATGCCAGGGAAAAACTTGCCAACTTAATTAAAAAGTCTGTTGAGCTAAATGAAATAGAACTAGCTCATTTTCTGAATAAATGGCAGCCTTTTTCAATGCAATCGGGTGAATTTTTGGTAAAAGCCGGTGCCATAGACCCCTATTTCTATTTTGTGATACAGGGTGTGCAAAAATTATATTTTATTGACAAGAAAGGCGAAGAACATATTTTGGGTTTTTCTTTTGAAGGAAGTTTCTCCGGTGATTTTCAATCTTTTCTGTATCTGGAAAAGTCTGAATTCTATGTTGAAAGCATTAGTCCTTCAAGTTTTTTAAGAATCAATTATGAGGACTGGCAAAGTAGTTTTGAACAAATTCCAATGCTATTTCAATGGTATTCTGAGTTTTTAAAAGACATTCTCTTTGGCCGGATTAAAAGAGAAATAGAAATGCAAAGCTGCACTGCCGAAGAGCGCTTTAAAGCCTTTATGAAACGAGCTCCAAAACCATTATTGCAAATTCCTCAAAAATACCTCGCTTCCTATTTGGGCATGAGCCCTGAAACATTTAGCCGGATGCGAGCCAAACGTATTTCTTGA
- a CDS encoding pirin family protein encodes MAEFKLIHKILPAHPVDMGGFPVLQPIPTQNVEQIDPFLLLHHARVKVPQNRRANDVGIGPHPHRGFSPVTFIFEGDVHHRDSLGNSSIIKEGGTQWVDAGQGIIHSERPSKALIEKGGYQEIIQLWINVRADKKMNPANYQALDEASTPLTDSSAEGKSVRVVSGEFEGIKGPVQSNSEIIALRLNFKKDKEYLFRIPDGYNSFIYLLDGAVEFNKKFPVEGKNLVWFKNDGDTIHLKTESDFRGILLAGKPLNEPLETYGPFVMNTQSQIMQAMRDYQMGKMGVLIEEFDE; translated from the coding sequence ATGGCAGAGTTTAAGCTAATTCACAAAATCCTTCCGGCACACCCTGTAGATATGGGCGGCTTTCCCGTACTGCAGCCTATTCCTACACAAAATGTAGAGCAAATAGATCCTTTTCTTCTTTTGCATCATGCCAGAGTAAAAGTGCCACAAAATAGAAGAGCCAATGATGTAGGTATTGGCCCCCATCCACATCGGGGCTTTAGCCCGGTTACTTTTATTTTTGAAGGCGATGTTCACCATAGAGATTCACTTGGAAATAGCAGCATTATTAAGGAAGGTGGTACCCAATGGGTCGACGCGGGTCAGGGAATAATTCATAGCGAAAGACCGTCCAAAGCTCTGATTGAAAAAGGTGGGTACCAGGAAATAATTCAACTCTGGATCAATGTAAGGGCCGATAAAAAAATGAATCCTGCCAATTATCAGGCGCTGGACGAAGCTTCAACACCATTGACAGATTCAAGTGCCGAGGGAAAATCGGTAAGAGTAGTTTCAGGAGAATTCGAGGGCATAAAAGGCCCTGTTCAGAGCAATTCGGAAATTATTGCTTTACGTTTAAACTTTAAAAAAGATAAAGAATACCTATTTAGAATTCCCGATGGTTATAACTCATTTATTTACCTATTGGATGGAGCTGTAGAATTCAATAAGAAATTTCCTGTTGAGGGAAAAAATCTTGTTTGGTTTAAAAATGATGGAGATACCATTCATCTAAAGACCGAATCGGATTTTCGCGGCATTTTGCTGGCAGGCAAACCTTTGAACGAACCATTGGAAACTTATGGACCATTTGTAATGAATACTCAAAGCCAAATCATGCAGGCCATGCGAGATTATCAAATGGGTAAAATGGGAGTTTTAATAGAAGAATTTGATGAATGA